The following are from one region of the Trichoplusia ni isolate ovarian cell line Hi5 chromosome 1, tn1, whole genome shotgun sequence genome:
- the LOC113493156 gene encoding uncharacterized protein LOC113493156: MIARVLRGPIKLKKALPTKKYTTKPVKKVAVKFTKKNIVPLSKNKRKGLSYARIIKKANLKTTKQVLRVLTKKPVITTTRKVETTTASPIPANWVNVLQDLVQALKAVELKQNTSACNKEATTVAEILSQHLTPSPSGRRSMSDFAGTNLEDVISVLLDGVEIDKSENEVLNDFSDTNNEKEASYNEDLVTEKSTDLNTLNTISYSDNRLYENSFTIRNRATIKYPLPPKTNILRKPHVKSFFEALKARYKEVSRNMSLSSREMNPPVLKARSGEKEQEDDQEENVIIDLDALTNQAEIDQIDDDKEISGEKLVILDLAEPETADAEVTNVNSDENDIVLQLEKMETKEDTGENTNALQLDESNNPDIINKEPETVTENIETKEIEAENETTTEAATESPTDETENGEIEIEVGTEEPETILDESVTEDIFKYILDDGLQEKEENIETDTLSILDKRFSGRRFRSPRVWQHKLNNLKNVGNV; the protein is encoded by the exons ATGATTGCAAGAGTATTAAGAGGACCAATTAAGCTCAAAAAAGCATTACCCACAAAAAAGTACACGACAAAACCGGTGAAAAAAGTCGCAGTTAAATTTACGAAGAAGAATATTGTACCgctttccaaaaataaaagaaagggTTTATCCTATGCTAGAATTATAAAGAAGGCAAATTTGAAAACAACGAAACAAGTTCTGCGGGTTCTTACTAAGAAGCCAGTCATTACAACTACTCGTAAAGTAGAAACAA CAACAGCCTCACCAATACCAGCCAATTGGGTGAACGTTTTACAAGATTTAGTTCAAGCACTTAAAGCCGttgaattgaaacaaaatacaagTG CTTGCAATAAAGAAGCAACAACAGTAGCAGAGATACTCTCGCAGCACCTCACTCCAAGTCCTAGCGGCAGAAGATCGATGAGTGATTTTGCCGGAACAAATTTGGAAGATGTCATATCTGTGCTTTTAGATG gAGTTGAAATAGACAAATCAGAAAATGAAGTTCTTAATGACTTCAGCGATACCAACAATGAAAAAGAAGCTAGTTACAATGAAGATTTGGTGACAGAAAAAAGTACAGATTTAAATACCTTGAACACCATAAGTTACAGTGACAATCGTCtgtatgaaaatagttttacaatcAGAAATCGAGCCACAATTAAATATCCTTTACCTCCAAAAACGAACATATTAAGGAAACCACATGTGAAGTCATTCTTTGAAGCTCTAAAAGCGAGATATAAAGAAGTAAGTAGAAATATGTCACTAAGTTCTAGGGAAATGAATCCTCCAGTTTTGAAAGCAAGATCTGGTGAAAAGGAGCAAGAAGATGATCAAGAAGAAAACGTAATTATAGATTTAGATGCTCTCACAAATCAAGCCGAAATAGACCAAATTGATGATGACAAAGAAATTTCTGGAGAGAAATTGGTCATTCTAGATTTAGCAGAGCCGGAAACTGCAGATGCTGAAGTCACAAACGTTAATTCTGACGAAAATGATATAGTGttacaactagaaaaaatggaaacaaaagaaGATACTGGTGAAAATACAAATGCCCTTCAATTGGACGAAAGCAACAATCctgatattattaataaagaGCCCGAAACTGTAACAGAGAACATAGAAACCAAAGAAATCGAAGCAGAAAATGAGACAACTACTGAAGCTGCTACGGAAAGTCCCACCGACGAAACAGAAAATGGAGAAATTGAGATAGAAGTTGGTACCGAGGAACCAGAAACAATATTAGATGAGAGTGTAACagaagatatatttaaatacattctaGATGATGGTTtacaagaaaaagaagaaaatattgaaacagaTACTTTGAGCATCCTTGACAAGCGATTTTCTGGGCGTCGATTTCGTTCACCCAGAGTTTGgcaacacaaattaaataatttaaaaaatgtaggtaatgtATGA
- the LOC113500343 gene encoding formin-like protein 2, which yields MQIEIHESVPNPPTTPAPPRRLIRVVNRHPLKPIKRSNDNFPPEEPSNAAPSVPPPPPPPPPPPPPPPPPPPPPPPPPPPPAPPTPPPPPAPAVTLSPPDPLKLPVYMDDLRKALDELEQKIIQGTSSPAAGISTIMARKQGNGSCNHGVQLPPSLANNSPPFRNIDDIVQLLKKAVQVERKIPKPTDQNVEWVQIKIPKNL from the exons ATGCAAATAGAAATCCATGAATCAGTACCTAACCCTCCAACGACGCCAGCGCCTCCGAGACGATTGATACGCGTCGTCAATCGCCATCCTTTGAAACCCA TCAAGCGGTCGAATGACAACT TTCCACCAGAAGAACCGAGCAATGCAGCACCATCAGTGCCACCGCCTCCTccgccaccaccaccaccgCCACCACCACCGCCTCCCccgccaccaccaccaccgccgccaccaccaccaccagcACCACCCACACCGCCACCGCCACCAGCACCTGCAGTAACTTTAAGTCCACCag ATCCATTAAAATTACCAGTTTACATGGACGACTTGAGAAAGGCTTTAGATGAGCTAGAACAGAAGATCATTCAAGGGACCTCATCGCCTGCGGCAGGCATAAGCACAA TAATGGCACGAAAACAAg GTAACGGTTCTTGTAATCATGGTGTCCAGTTGCCACCGAGTTTAGCAAATAACTCGCCACCATTCAGAAACATTGATGATATCGTCCAATTGTTAAAGAAAG CTGTACAAGTAGAACGGAAAATACCGAAACCAACGGATCAGAATGTCGAGTGGGTCCAAATCAAAATTCCAAAGAATTTGTAG